DNA sequence from the Sphaeramia orbicularis chromosome 13, fSphaOr1.1, whole genome shotgun sequence genome:
GCTTGGAAAAATTATATCAGAAATAAGAAAGTGCAAGAGAGGCATATATATGTTAGAAGACTGAATGTACTAAGCACacaaagattaacccataaagacccagtgctacttttgtggcagatcccaaatgatttttttctctctatttaacttgtcttaattgatttatcaccatttattttaatattatcctctgtatttttgcatttttcagtgtaaatcagctattttcccctatatttactgattatgtagatgttcattaaatcggagattaaagttgagggttattatatcaaaaacacagaaaattgaagaaaaagtgacttttttagtaaaatatatcaatagctgaacataaaccaaatgtctccatccactgtcattaatccaactccatgggttttactggggaatcaatgttgtagaagatgacagtgtttccactgtaactaaggagcctctgaacgtccaaatgggtcatatcttatgaccatgaaaagatgacaaactgccttttacaccaattatttacatgtattgataggattagtgaatccacaaatattaaacagtttacatcagcagatggttttggtacTAAGAAAACTCGTACCATATCTTTGAGGATCTTGCAGCTGTGTCCCCATCAGACACCTTCGCCTCAGATTATCTATGTCATGTTGCTGTGTTTGGAATAAACCCTGGATGATGCCTCTGATCATTCAACAAAAGCAGCTCTGAAGTCCAGCCCAGTACTGGAGTAAAAACCAACAAATTACACAGCATGAGACATAAATATCAACAATTAAATAAATACTGGTAGATGATATGTTTTATTGCTGTCAgaatcccccccccaaaaaagcatTTCTTTTAAATAGAAATAATTTAATACGGACATGAAGCAGCTTGATGcaaatttgtgatttattttggTCTACAAAAATTACTTGAAATTATTTGTAGTTTTTAGTCTTTCACTATCGAAATGTTGAGTGACTATATATTTTTTCTAACTCACTGTGCATGTGCTGTAAACATTTCCTAAAGACCTGTCCCTGGAGACCTGCATCTAGCCTATAGAATGAAAGATTTACATTTCATACCAAGTGAAACCTGATTCTCAGTTTAATAATTAATTCAGTGTGCCAAATGAATCTGAAGCAGCCCTTAAAGTATCATTTTATACTTGTATATGACTGACCCAACTCTCTTGAGACCATGATAATTCGTTTTGTGGTTGTCATGGTCTTATTTAAGTCTGACGTATTTACTGACGTAAAGACGTTGGGCCAGCCCCAGGTTTACAGATAAAAGATAAGACAAGTCTCTGAACGAGCCTGATGGAACTGACTCAAATATCACAGTATATGTAAGGATGGATcactgaaaaataatgaaaaaaataaactggaaaacctgaaaaaataaacTGCAAAACCTACTTCACAATACATGGACTCACacatttatgtcactgaaatgaggagaaaataaacaacacatacacataaatacttTAATTCGAAGATGGAAGCATTTCATTCAAAAATACACATGGTTCTCATAAAATGTACAAACTTCTTGAGCAAATATTTGTAGAAATATACACTCACACACCTGGTGACATGTCAGAGAAATAATCAGGTCATACAGTATTTGTGATCACTGGATTTTGTTcagatacaaaagaaaaaaataactgctGCATACAATTAAAGATGGTCACAAATCTGTAAATATCAAGCAACCCACAGTAACTGTTTTGATTTTGGCACCAAAAGAAGCaccattattttttatatttttattgtctgGGCCATATTAAAGTCCAAGTGCAGATTACCAAGCACAGAACTGCACTACATACAAGAGATTTTTACGCCCTCTGCTGGAAGCGGACCTAACTGATGTAAGATTACTCCAATTTTCAATACAGTGTATGTGAATTTTTGTACTCATTGCTATTTGGTGCCATCCATTATGTAAACTGACTTTGTAGTGTTACTTGATATGAAGGAACCTGTTGAGATAACACATAAATCTTGTTTATTACAAAAAGTAATGTAGGTTGTTTGGTAAAGATAAAGATAGGAGATGTCCGACTTAAAATGTAGAGATTTCAGTACATCAACATAGTGTTGTAGTCAAGGAAACACAACAAAGGGGGTCATGGGAAATGAGTTTCTCCAATACTGTACCAATTATGCTATAATATGATCAAACTAGTTGTTATCActgaattaaaaataatttttaaggCAATTAAACTGATAAGTATATTTTTCTTTCAAGTTTCAAGTATGAAAGCCAAACCTATGTCTAAAAGAAAtgtttgaaacatttttttttatcatcttaaCCATCATCACATGAAATCCATAGACCATTATGTCCAAGATAAGATCATGTAAAGTCGAGACCACGTTTTTCTAAAAGTAGTGTTGAGACTGGTCtaaagaaaaacactgattttgAGAAACAACAGTGCAGTAACATAATGACAGGTTTATACATTACTGTCTTTAATGAAAAACTAAGCTCTTTTGGTCATTTAGCGATCACAGGTAGGTATGCAGCACCAATAAGATTAACGCAATTTCAGTGTCTATGAGCAGGCATGTTTCAAGTCCGTAAGGAGGTCTGCAGAGCTTTCATGTCCCTGAGCAGCCTCAGGTTCCTCTTGCTTCTCTCTCCTGGTTTAAGCCTGTGTGCTCCTGCAGAGTGACCTCTTGTGGACACTGTAGTAGTAACTCTTACCTCATTCTTACTGTGTCGCCTTGTATTTGTTTCTTTCCGTAACTTCTTCATCTAAAAAGAAAGTAAGGAATTCTGAAcaggaaacacagacacacacaataaaagttacatctgtttaactgtgtgtaATCTAATTCTTACCTGTGCTTTGTGTTTGTAGAGATTACTGATCTGCTCTCCTTTCCTCTCCATTTTCAGTAGCAGCCTCTGTTGCTCTCTCTGAAGTTCTTTTCTTTCCTGCTCTGAAACACTGTCATCCACCTGCCTCATCAGCTCATCCTGTTCCCTGGAACATAGAAGGACATATAACACAGTTAATACAATCTGTGGACAAATGACTCCCTATTGAACTGAGATGCGACTACACTTACAAGCTCATGAGTCGGAGTTCCTCCTGTAGTGCTTGCAGCAGATCAGACAGCTCCTCTTCActggtggaggaggaagaagaggaactgGAATGGCTACGGCTACCTGTCTCAGGACTGTTTGGGTTTTTAGAAAGGACACGACTGTTGCAGAGATGTGGCTGGTGTTGCTTCAGGAGAGATAAAACTGACTGAACGTTTGCTCTGACCGAGTGGCTGCAGCCTACTGACTGTAAATGAAAAGGGAAAGAGAGTTTGTGTAACTAGACAGCAACAAGAAAAAGTACATGAAATACAAATAGTGTGTTCACAAAGCATGTTCACACTACCGTTCCAGCCACAAACGGTACATCTCTGAGACTCAGCTTATAGTGTGGCTCTGTGTAAGACATCTGCTGTGGTGAAGATTTCTGCAAGTAAAGGAAAGGAGAAACACAATTAAGTTCCATAAAATACAAGTAAAGTAggcagtattatttttttttcctttgcagaGAAATGTATGACAATTACTTCAAAATTTCAAgcataaaatctctttttttcaaccaaaactaACACTTTTAATCTCTTGTAAGTGCAGATAAAAAATCACCTGAATTAGATGAAAACAGAGATTTAAAACGGTAAATCAAGCAGATCTAAAACTCAACAAGTACAGAGTCAGTGTGAATACCTTTGAGCTGGACTTCTTGTCTTTGGATTGTCTGCTGGACAGGCAGGGTGAAACTGACTGCAGCAGAATCCTGTTGGTCTCCAAACCCGCCTGGAGCTGCACAGAAGAACAACacatgggtttgtttgcattttaaTAGTGGTAATCATACACTCTGCATGGAGAAAAAGGTGGCATATATACCTGGTTGGCCTTATCCTGGACCAGTTTTCTTTGGTGCTCCTCCTCCTGCAGTTTTAACTCCAGATCACGGATCTttatctgaaatatttaattatctttttaaaaCTTCAGGTGGATGATTTCTCCCATACACCTTTGACCTTTTCTGAAATGCATGACCACCCAAGCACTTCTCAGTCTTTGTAGTAACACATGTACAACTGGAATATACAGCAATATGTAAACAGTattcaaaacaaaaatgcatttcaatgCGTTTCAATACTGTGGACATATTTCCTGGATATGTtttgttagaaataaagacacacaaCCAGTACAACCCTCCAAAAACAATAAAGCTAAAGgctgcctaagacttttgcacattgGTGTAAATGAAAACAGTTTTATCCTCCAAATAGGTTAAAAAGATGATGTAATGCTGTCTTCTGACTGTGATTTGCATACAGACAGTGAGAAGACAGAGACAGACCATTAGCTAAAGACAGTCTGATTCTGTTTGTGTACCTCTGcattattctgtgtgtgtgttagcctGAGATACTCCTGCTCCAGCCGATCCAACTTCTCCAAATGGGCGAGGTCAGACGGTGAGTCTGTCTGTTGGTCAGCTGACTTGGATGTCTCCATGGCAACCTGAATGTGTAGAAATAGACACGTTTAGTCTAACACACATCATTCGTCACACAGTCGATCAAAGCTTATGACACTATGATCCAGTGAGTAAACCTGCTGTTTGAGGAGGCTGCTCCTGTCAGCCTTGGCATTGCGCAGCATTCTCCTCATGTGATCCAGCTGTCGTTCCAGCTTCATACAGCGAGATTCTGCAGCTGCCAAGTGAGTGACTAAGACTGTGTAGTTGCAGGAACAGACATAAGATTGTGATAGAATAAAACCAAGGTGCAAAGGAATGGAAAAACATTCTAGTATATACTGTACACAGTTCTGAAAAATCTATTAAAACACTTGCCTTGGTTGCAATTGGACTTGTCACTTGTCTGATTGTTTTTGAGTCTCTGTGTGACTCTATCATTCTGCAGATGTGTGTTTGATACATCTTTCCCCATCGTGTGCAAACTTAGCTCTCCATGTGCTTTTTCCAACTCCAACCTCCTGATCTTGTCCTGGAGATTTCTTAAGGCTGACAGGATTGCTACATGCACATGTATGTTGTGGGAGAGAACAAATATGAGAACTAAAAACACATGTGGATATATTGATAAATGTCTGATATATTTAGTGTGGTTATAGTGTGATGACATATAAATAAACAGTTCAGTAGGTAAGATAGCTTCGAGAGGATAATGTGAAAGAATGAATAGATGTGAGTGGAACCGAGACATTCAAGTACTAGGGCATCATGTTGCACATGCAGTAACCATGGAGCTGTGCAACACCACCATAGGCGAGTGGAAACTTTGTGAGGGCaagaaacacatgcacacaaacgcaTATGTTAAAATTACCTGCACTGTTGGTCTCTGGGAATGCCTTGCTTGGTGATGATGACCCATAGGACTGATGTGTGCGTGTTGTGGGTGTATGATGCACAAGTGTGTTAATGAATGGACGGTGTGTAGGATAGTCTTTGTAAGATGGCAGTGACATACTATCAGACACTACCACACTGGGTGCTGGCTCCTGCAGAAAAGTACAATTAAATAGTGAATAATATCCACAACAACTGACAGAGATCCAGTAGGATACAGTAGCAATAATACTATGTAGGAAAAGATGAGCAGAACAGAAAGTAGACAAATAGACCCCCAAACCTGAAATCATGACGTAATTCAACATTAGCAGGCCCTCACATCAAATATAACATACTACACAAAAGCATCCCTGCTGTTTTCTGGGTCTGTCTAGGTCTGCAACTTCAGCAGTTCTGAGTTGTAGCAACTGCTGCTAAGTACCATTCCATGTAGTCCCGCTAACTCTAAACGAAGGTGGActacttttattcattcatttcagcTACATTAGTTAACATCTAGTAGATCTACCTTGACCCGCGTAGCATCAGCAGCTGTTGTTGACAAAGTGTCCATTGAAATGCAAGCAAATCCACCCGCTGGAGCAGAACCCGGGAGTTAAAATATGCAGAGTAACCCAATATTAGTTTTAGGTAAAAACCATGTCTACACCTTTAATTACAACTGGCTGCTAGCATGCTAAGCCCAGCTCCCTCTACTATGAACGATATGGGTTGTATGAAACGAAAACATCACTTGACAAACCTCACAATCCAGGGTTTTGTAAGGGTTGGATTAATATTTATTACAGGCTGGTCCGTAAGGACTCGAAGGAGCGGGTTTGCGTATTGTGTTTGCGAGACAATGAGCTCGGTGTCCCTCGGTACATTAAACTAACGTATCCCGCTTCCTCACCGGAAATGTAGTTTTTACCCGTTTGAGTGAGCGGGTCAGAATGGAGGTGGTTCAGAATTAAACTACAATACCCATAAAGCATTAGTGAGGGGCGGGGAGACGTTTGCAAGACTTGCCGGGATTTCTTACCACAAGTTTACCAGTTCTGGGCATGGTTCCGGGACAACAGAGGAGGTGGAGTAAGCAATATTTTTTCTAATGTTGTAGTCTGTCGCATACAGAAAAAGTATTATAACGTTAATGGTTAATTAGATACATTGTAAAGGTAGTATGCAGGAGTACGTTTTGTTCGTGTCTCTATTATCGTAGATATCCAGGAGTTGCACCATGGGGTTCTAGCATAAACGAAAGCTAACTCGCAGATTGACTGATGTTTATCACAAGTTACTAATGGCCTCTACTTTACTAGAGAGTTGTTAGCAGCTAGTTGGTTAGCAATAGCGCAATGTAATGCGGTGTATGCATTCATAGGTCTACTATAGTACACTCAtaaagattctgtctgttactatcTATGATGTCTTTAATCAACACGAGGTTAACTTTCTGACAGACcatgacaaaaataaaagaaagtgtCTATGAAAATCTTTGTAGCTTCATTGGCTTATGCTGTTACTCTTCTCCTGTGATAGCTTGTGGAACACGTGTGATGTTAATCTCAGAATCttatttatattttcactttTCTGCAGTGAAATCCATTTTTTGGCCATCTGTCAGGTGTAAACATATCTCTCATTCCCACACACCACCATGTCCTCGGAAAACACCTTgtgagtttatttttctttttcttaaactAAATATGTTTTGATAGAGTTAACTTATTAGGAATGCATCTAACGAAGTTACTCagtaaataatgaataatgttAAATCCAGCCAATGCGCACTATGACATAATTTCTAGTGTTTGAGCTGTAAacgttttgtgtgttgtttttgtagGGATGATGAGGATACCTTTAAAATCCTGATCGCTACAGATGTCCACCTGGGTTACCTTGAGAAAGATGCCATCCGTGGAAGTGATTCTTATAATACATTAGAGGAGATTCTGAAGTATGCCAAGTCACATCAGGTATATGCAGGCTGTTTGTGTCAGTTTATACTTTAGATATATTTTACCTATATATTTTTACCCTCTGAATTCTGTTTTGGTTTATTTGCAGGTAGATTTCATTCTGCTGGGTGGTGATTTGTTCCATGAGAATAAACCATCCCGGCGCTGCCTTCACTCCTGCATCACGAAACTTAGACAGTACTGCATGGGAGACACCCCTATACAATTCAACATCCTCAGTGACCAGACTGTTAACTTCAATACCACACAGTCAGTATTGATATGTAACTGCTATATTATTCCCCAGTCATGTCTGTTTACTGTTGAACTGTATTTATCTCTGTGTTAAGGTTTCCCTGGGTTAACTATCAGGATGAAAACCTGAACATCTCTATCCCTGTGTTCAGCATTCATGGTAATCATGATGATCCAACAGGGGTGAGTTAAAAGAAAAgctcacatacaaaacaacatGAATGCAGGACCATCATTTGTGTGCATGCTTGTGAGTTATGGTGTCTTTCTTTTAAAGGCTGAGGGTTTGTGCGCATTAGATCTGCTTAGTGCCTCTGGTCTTGTCAACCACTTTGGTCACTCCCAGTCAGTGGAAAGGATAGAGATAAGTCCCATTCTCATGCAGAAAGGCAACACCAAACTGGCCTTGTATGGTCTTGGTAGGTCAATGTTTTGTAATTGGCAGGTATATCTGTTTCAAAAGCTATTTTGTGCATGTTAATAAATATGTGTTTAAtcaaaagtgtgtgtgtatgtctttgTCCAGGTTCTATCCCTGATGAGCGCCTGTATAGGATGTTTGTCAACAACCAGGTGACCATGCTTCGTCCCAAAGAAGACCAAGATGAATGGTTTAATCTCTTCACAATCCACCAGAACAGGTTTGTACTTGAAGTTGGGGACATTTTGACTGATGTATTTACCAGATCAATGCTAGGCTCCACTAGATTTAATAATGAAATAGCTACATTTTACATCTAATGATttagttttttcttgtttgtcttAGGAGTAAGCATGGACCCACAAACTACATTCCTGAACAGTTTCTGGATGACTTTCTTGACCTGGTGGTGTGGGGTCATGAGCATGAGTGTTTGATAGCACCATCCAGAAATGAACAGCAGCTCTTCTATGTGACACAGCCTGGCAGCTCTGTAGCAACCTCTCTGTCCCCTGGAGAAGCTACCAAgaagtacaaacacacacattgatATTCAGATGCATAACCCATTTTCTCAGTGAGTTCAAGTAGCTAAACTGGTTCGTTTCAGGCACATAGGATTGCTGAGGGTGAAAGGGCGTAAGATGAACCTCCAGAAGATTCCCCTCAAGACTGTACGTCAGTTCCTCATCCAGGATGTGGTCTTGACTGATTACCAAGACCTTTTCACACCCGAAACACCCCATGTCACAAAGAAGGTGGAGAACTTCTGTTATGCAAAGGTAACACATGGAGAAACCTTTGCTCTTCAGTTCAGTATCTTCATTAATCATTTATCCCTTTACaatgttgttttctgtgtttcataCTGTAGGTCACTGAGATGCTAGAAGAAGCTGAAAGAGAAAGGCTGGGGTGTCCACTCACACCAGAGAAACCTCTGATTCGTATCAGAGTAAGACATCTACAGCATGTATTCACACATTGTTACTAaacctgtatattcatgggccaTATTTCTTTCCACAGGTGGATTACAGCGGAGGTTTTGAGACATTTAGCACTTCTCGCTTCAGTCAGAAGTTTGTAGATCGTGTCGCCAACCCAAAAGACATTGTTCACTTTCTTAGACGGCGTGAGCAAAAGGAGGACATTAAAGGTCTGAATCTGACTAAACAGCTACAGAATTGCACAATATTTTCTCAGGATGAAAATTAGCCAATCCGAGTGTAACTTAATGtgctttttttaaacttaatctAATCATTATGATTTTTAGATGAAGTCTCTGTTGATTATGGCAAGCTGGTAAAAACCACAGCAGCTGAAGGACTTAGAGTGGAGGACCTAGTCAAAAAATACTTTGAGGCAGCTGAACAGGTATGGCACCCAGACATATTCACCTTATTTGTAAGTattgcacttgtttttgtttACTGTTGGcactgtgtgtgtacatgtttttACAGAAAGTGCAGTTATCCCTGCTGACTGAACAGGGAATGGGAAAGGCCATACAGGAGTTTGTAGACAAAGATGAGAAATGTGCCATAGAAGAACTTATTACTTATCAGCTAGAGAAGACACAGCGACACCTCCAGGGAAGAAGTGTAACTACAGAAAAGGACATAGATGATGAGGTGAGGCATTTATTATTAGTGAAAAGAATCAGGACAAATGACTTTAATTCTGCATGTTAGTATATGAACATATGCTTTTATAATTTCAGGTCCGGCTATTCAGAGACTCTAAAAAGAACACCACTGAGGAAGAGAATGAAATCAGAGAAGTGAGTCATAAATACACAGATCCTCCCTAATGTTGTGTTTGTCAGAATGTATCTAATCCCTGTATTTCTCAGGCTATGAACAGAGCTAAAGCACAGCGGTTGGAGCGTGGTGAACCTGACCAGGACATATCTGATGAACTTGGTGACGTCGTTATGGACTCCGATGAAGAGCCAAATCCATTGCCTCCTCCAACACGAGGAAGAGGTCGGGGAGCAGGGAGCAGAGGGAGGGGTGGTCGTGGAAGAGGAAGAGGTAAGTAATGTAATTTTCTTCTTTACAATGGTGGTGCAACAAAGGGCAGAGGCTCACTCTGATAAATACATAAGCAATGATAACACATACACAACTACATGCAAACTGAGGTGTGTATCTGTTCATCTAGGTGCAGCTGCCTCTGAATCAAAACCAGTTGGTCATGGACGTTCCCAGAAAACCTCAGCAACAACCCAAAGCAGAAGCATTATGCAAGGTATACAAGCGTAAGATTTTATTTGTTGTAGTGAGAGGTCAGTGTGTGTTACGCTGATATGACAAATGTTAAAGCACAGaaatctttttattattttgtaattataACCCTAAACAGATCTTATTTTAGCCCTTCATCCCACTCCTCACACTCTCATTGGTTTCCTTATTGCTCTTACTTTGCCTCTGACAATGTTTCACACTTACTTCTTCATGTCTCATTCTCCAGCATTTCAAGCCCCATCCCAGAGATCCTCTCGGACTGGAGCTGCTACGTCCTCCACAGTGGATGAAGTAATGATACATACAGTCATGTGCACTAAGACGCCACACTTTTTATGTGTCACCTTTACTGccctaaaatattttttatctcATCTTCATGCATGTCAAGATGATCATAGAAGACTCAGATGAAGATATACCAGTTATGAAAACAACCCGTCCCCCTTCCAAGTATGTTCTTTCTGTGTCTCTGGTTATCAGTCAGTGCTTTtgtgagacaaaaacaaaactactggGCGTGTGGGTACATGTAGTCTTGTACTGGCTTCACATTTTAAAACTGTGTGTTCTTTTTGTGACATATTATCTTTTGCCACCTCAGAACACCCTCATCATCCTCGTCCTTTGCTAAGGTCAGCAGCCAGAGCCAAAGCCAGAGCCAGTCATCTAGAGGAATAACATTTGATAgcagtgatgatgatgacgagGTAAGGGATTTCACACTGTGACTTCATTTACATGCACGCTAATATCCCAGTGATGAGGCTTATCCAGGTTTTGATCATATTTGGGATATGACATTTACATGGAATGCAAAGAAATCTGGGTACACacattcttgtattttcttgcaTATGAGTTCTAGTATCCCAGTTACTCATTACTGCTGCTATTTGTACAGGTGCCACATTAATTTAATCTGAAATTAAATTCAACTTTAAAATTTTCTGGCTATAGAAAATGAGGTAACTGGTTTATTGTAGACGAAAGCCAACACTGTTGTGTGGATTTTACTTACCGGTGTAGTATGGAATATGGACCCCCTGGAATATGGACCCGGGGTCCTGATTCCGCAGCGGAATATGGACCCGGGGGTCCATATTACACCGGAACTCATATAATGTCAGCTGTGGAAGATAAGATCAACGTGTAAACATGTCCTCCAGCTGTTATTATGTCACTGTCACCATGTAGGACAAAGAGGAGGATAAAGCTCCGTAGCCATTACTGATTGCCAGAGGGTTGTCATGATGGAGTTAAATGACAGGTTTTAATGTTAATCCACATAGTAATGTTGCTATAGTGTTTTCCACTATGACTTGACTTGTTGaactgtttgtgttgtaaaacCAACATCTGGTTGGTTGTTTTACCACAGACTCCATAAATCAGCTTTCCATGTGTTTTCAATCTAATCTCCCAGTTTTTTATTCTTGAAAGGCAAAACTCTGTCCCCATCTCTCCAGTAGTGAAATGCTTTTGACGTCACTGccatgtttgtatttttattatttaatttagtgCTTGCACAGTTACCTGAAACTGTCAGAAATTGGAATAAAATGCATACACATGACATTATCCTGGATACTATTCAAGTACTACAACTAGAGTATCCGGGATTCTCTTTATCTGGGTTATTGAAATCAGAATGTGATATTTCCACACGCAAAAAAGACCTGATACTTCATAAACCTCACAATGTCTGGGATACTGACGTGCATGTAAACAGTCATTGTGGTACAGCATCCTCTTGCAGCTTTTCAGCCATTATAACCTCAAATTTTATATTGGCTTGTGGTGCTGAGCTGAAATATTTTCCCACATTTGTCATCATTTTAATCTCTTTCTCATTTTTCCTTCTTCCATCTAGGATAACCCATTCAAAGGTGGgaggagaagaaaataaaaatgccctTAAAGTTCCATTTATCCATGTTGTTTCACTGCTGTTTTCTGAGTGAACTGGTACTGGAGTGTTTTGAAGGACTTTAAAGTGCTTTTTTTGGTTTCCTCAGCGTTCAGCCTTTCTAATGTTGACAGTAAATCTTTATGACTAGATTGAAGACTAAATTTACTGTATTATAGATGAGGGCAAGGTTGGCTTTCAGATTGAAAACTTTTTGCGTGTTACCTTTTTAACTCCTCACCTTCGAGCTCACTGTTGTTATTGGTGGAGTGTACCTAAATCACTGATGATCCATCTCTGGTTTTGTCCTTAGCCTGTATTGTACACTGATATTCAGGAAGTAATAAATAATTTTCGTATATATTCAAGTGTTTGTCCTTGTCTCTGTCTCAAGGTGTTGCTGCAAAGTAAAAAAGAACAGGCAGTAGTAAAGACAAGGTGACTGGAAACTTGAGTGCATCTGAAAGGCAGCCTCAGCCATTGCCAAGCTCTAGTGTGGCTCCTCATACTGTATCTCTGAAGTACACTTTATTATGTGCACCACGGTATGGTAGGATTGGACCCCATTTTCCCCTCAGAGCTGTCTTAATTCTTCCCGGTATAGATTCATCAAGTGGCTGCAAACATCCCTTAGGTTTGCTTCACAATAACATCCTACAGTTGGTACAGACTTGCCCATCTAGAATGCAAATCACCTGTTCCACTGCATCCTGGAGGTGACTCATTTGACTGAGATCTGGCCATAAAGAAATGGACTAAGTTTGCAACAATACTCAGGTAGGGTGTGGTGTTTAAACAGTGCTCAGTTGGTACAAAGTTGAAAAAGAAACTATCCCTGACACCATTACACGACCACCAGCAGGCTGAACTGCAGATACAGGGGAATATGGATCCATGGCTTTGTATTGTTTACACCAAATTATGACCCTACCATTCAAATGTGGAAGAAAAACTCATCAGACTTGGCAACGTTTTTCCAATCTTGTTCAAGTTTGGTGCGTCTCTGCAAAATGTAACCTCAGTTTCCTGTTCTTAGTTGACAGGAGTGGCTCTCAGTGTAGTCTTTTTACTGCTGAAGGGAATCCATTTTAAGCTTTGACATGTACATTCAGAGATGCTCTTTGGCATTCCTCAGTTGTAACTAGTTGTTTACTTGAGTTAGTGTTGCCTTTGTGTCAGGTTGAACCAGTCTGGCTATTCTTC
Encoded proteins:
- the cep57 gene encoding centrosomal protein of 57 kDa isoform X3 is translated as MSLPSYKDYPTHRPFINTLVHHTPTTRTHQSYGSSSPSKAFPETNSAAILSALRNLQDKIRRLELEKAHGELSLHTMGKDVSNTHLQNDRVTQRLKNNQTSDKSNCNQVLVTHLAAAESRCMKLERQLDHMRRMLRNAKADRSSLLKQQVAMETSKSADQQTDSPSDLAHLEKLDRLEQEYLRLTHTQNNAEIKIRDLELKLQEEEHQRKLVQDKANQLQAGLETNRILLQSVSPCLSSRQSKDKKSSSKKSSPQQMSYTEPHYKLSLRDVPFVAGTSVGCSHSVRANVQSVLSLLKQHQPHLCNSRVLSKNPNSPETGSRSHSSSSSSSSTSEEELSDLLQALQEELRLMSLEQDELMRQVDDSVSEQERKELQREQQRLLLKMERKGEQISNLYKHKAQMKKLRKETNTRRHSKNEVRVTTTVSTRGHSAGAHRLKPGERSKRNLRLLRDMKALQTSLRT
- the mre11a gene encoding double-strand break repair protein MRE11; this translates as MSSENTLDDEDTFKILIATDVHLGYLEKDAIRGSDSYNTLEEILKYAKSHQVDFILLGGDLFHENKPSRRCLHSCITKLRQYCMGDTPIQFNILSDQTVNFNTTQFPWVNYQDENLNISIPVFSIHGNHDDPTGAEGLCALDLLSASGLVNHFGHSQSVERIEISPILMQKGNTKLALYGLGSIPDERLYRMFVNNQVTMLRPKEDQDEWFNLFTIHQNRSKHGPTNYIPEQFLDDFLDLVVWGHEHECLIAPSRNEQQLFYVTQPGSSVATSLSPGEATKKHIGLLRVKGRKMNLQKIPLKTVRQFLIQDVVLTDYQDLFTPETPHVTKKVENFCYAKVTEMLEEAERERLGCPLTPEKPLIRIRVDYSGGFETFSTSRFSQKFVDRVANPKDIVHFLRRREQKEDIKDEVSVDYGKLVKTTAAEGLRVEDLVKKYFEAAEQKVQLSLLTEQGMGKAIQEFVDKDEKCAIEELITYQLEKTQRHLQGRSVTTEKDIDDEVRLFRDSKKNTTEEENEIREAMNRAKAQRLERGEPDQDISDELGDVVMDSDEEPNPLPPPTRGRGRGAGSRGRGGRGRGRGAAASESKPVGHGRSQKTSATTQSRSIMQAFQAPSQRSSRTGAATSSTVDEMIIEDSDEDIPVMKTTRPPSKTPSSSSSFAKVSSQSQSQSQSSRGITFDSSDDDDEDNPFKGGRRRK
- the cep57 gene encoding centrosomal protein of 57 kDa isoform X1: MDTLSTTAADATRVKVDLLDPAPSVVVSDSMSLPSYKDYPTHRPFINTLVHHTPTTRTHQSYGSSSPSKAFPETNSAAILSALRNLQDKIRRLELEKAHGELSLHTMGKDVSNTHLQNDRVTQRLKNNQTSDKSNCNQVLVTHLAAAESRCMKLERQLDHMRRMLRNAKADRSSLLKQQVAMETSKSADQQTDSPSDLAHLEKLDRLEQEYLRLTHTQNNAEIKIRDLELKLQEEEHQRKLVQDKANQLQAGLETNRILLQSVSPCLSSRQSKDKKSSSKKSSPQQMSYTEPHYKLSLRDVPFVAGTSVGCSHSVRANVQSVLSLLKQHQPHLCNSRVLSKNPNSPETGSRSHSSSSSSSSTSEEELSDLLQALQEELRLMSLEQDELMRQVDDSVSEQERKELQREQQRLLLKMERKGEQISNLYKHKAQMKKLRKETNTRRHSKNEVRVTTTVSTRGHSAGAHRLKPGERSKRNLRLLRDMKALQTSLRT
- the cep57 gene encoding centrosomal protein of 57 kDa isoform X2 — translated: MDTLSTTAADATRVKEPAPSVVVSDSMSLPSYKDYPTHRPFINTLVHHTPTTRTHQSYGSSSPSKAFPETNSAAILSALRNLQDKIRRLELEKAHGELSLHTMGKDVSNTHLQNDRVTQRLKNNQTSDKSNCNQVLVTHLAAAESRCMKLERQLDHMRRMLRNAKADRSSLLKQQVAMETSKSADQQTDSPSDLAHLEKLDRLEQEYLRLTHTQNNAEIKIRDLELKLQEEEHQRKLVQDKANQLQAGLETNRILLQSVSPCLSSRQSKDKKSSSKKSSPQQMSYTEPHYKLSLRDVPFVAGTSVGCSHSVRANVQSVLSLLKQHQPHLCNSRVLSKNPNSPETGSRSHSSSSSSSSTSEEELSDLLQALQEELRLMSLEQDELMRQVDDSVSEQERKELQREQQRLLLKMERKGEQISNLYKHKAQMKKLRKETNTRRHSKNEVRVTTTVSTRGHSAGAHRLKPGERSKRNLRLLRDMKALQTSLRT